Proteins encoded together in one Acholeplasma hippikon window:
- a CDS encoding V-type ATP synthase subunit A — MEKHGIITKVSGPLIVASGMESVQVYDVVRVSNKRLIGEVLELRGDLASIQVYEETAGIGPGEPVFFTNEPLSVELGPGLMESIFDGIERPLDKIYLEHGSYIPLGVDVPRLDRNRIWKFTPTKKVGDQVVGGSVIGTVIETESVLHKIMIPPHVSGTIKSIKEGSFTITEVVAEVENTDGDIIEVKMLQTWPVRKKRPFKKKIAPTEPMVTGQRVIDTLFPISIGGIAAIPGPFGSGKTVVQHQLAKWADADIIVYIGCGERGNEMTDVLMEFPELKDPKTGNSLMKRTVLIANTSNMPVAAREASIYTGITIAEYYRDMGYKVAIMADSTSRWAEALREMSSRLEEMPGEEGYPAYLGSRISEFYERAGYVECLGDEDKRGAITAIGAVSPPGGDTSEPVSQATLRIVKVFWGLSASLAYKRHFPAIDWLKSYSLYSDQMTEYFDTKVDKNWSKQVKEVMTLLQEEASLQEIVRLVGLDALGPNDRLKLLAAQMVREDYLHQNAFHAVDTYSSLNKQNKLLSLILSFYHQGLEAVAENKNFKDIEKLAVREQIGRFKYTEENAVNEAYKKIQNDMISGYQNLAKE; from the coding sequence ATGGAAAAACATGGAATTATAACAAAAGTATCAGGTCCACTAATAGTTGCATCTGGTATGGAATCCGTACAGGTTTATGACGTCGTAAGAGTTTCAAATAAAAGATTAATTGGTGAAGTACTTGAATTACGTGGCGATTTAGCTTCTATTCAAGTATATGAAGAAACAGCCGGAATCGGGCCTGGTGAACCAGTATTCTTTACAAATGAACCTTTAAGCGTTGAACTAGGACCTGGATTAATGGAATCTATTTTCGACGGAATTGAACGTCCATTAGACAAAATCTATTTAGAACATGGCTCATATATTCCATTAGGGGTAGATGTACCAAGATTAGATAGAAATAGAATATGGAAATTTACACCAACAAAAAAAGTTGGTGATCAAGTAGTAGGTGGTTCTGTTATTGGTACTGTTATTGAAACAGAATCAGTTTTACATAAAATCATGATTCCACCGCATGTAAGTGGAACAATTAAATCAATTAAAGAAGGAAGCTTTACAATTACTGAAGTAGTTGCTGAAGTTGAAAATACGGATGGAGATATTATTGAAGTTAAAATGCTTCAAACTTGGCCAGTTCGTAAAAAACGTCCTTTCAAGAAAAAAATAGCGCCAACTGAGCCAATGGTTACTGGACAACGCGTTATTGATACTTTATTTCCAATTTCAATTGGTGGGATTGCAGCAATTCCTGGACCATTTGGAAGTGGTAAAACCGTTGTACAACATCAATTAGCTAAATGGGCTGATGCTGATATCATTGTTTATATTGGTTGTGGTGAACGTGGAAATGAAATGACAGATGTTTTAATGGAATTTCCAGAGTTGAAAGACCCTAAAACAGGAAACTCATTAATGAAACGTACTGTCTTAATCGCAAACACTTCAAACATGCCAGTTGCTGCACGTGAAGCCTCAATTTATACAGGTATTACAATTGCAGAATATTACCGTGATATGGGTTATAAAGTGGCAATCATGGCTGACTCAACTTCACGTTGGGCTGAAGCACTTCGTGAAATGTCATCTCGTTTAGAAGAAATGCCAGGTGAGGAAGGATATCCAGCATATTTAGGTTCAAGAATTTCTGAATTCTATGAACGTGCTGGTTATGTAGAATGTCTTGGTGATGAAGATAAACGTGGTGCAATTACTGCAATTGGAGCTGTATCACCTCCAGGAGGAGACACTTCAGAACCAGTTTCACAGGCAACGCTTCGTATTGTCAAAGTTTTCTGGGGATTAAGTGCTTCACTTGCATATAAACGTCACTTCCCTGCAATTGATTGGTTGAAGAGTTATTCACTATACTCAGACCAAATGACTGAATATTTTGATACAAAAGTAGATAAAAACTGGAGTAAACAAGTTAAAGAAGTAATGACACTTCTACAAGAAGAAGCATCACTACAAGAAATTGTTCGTTTAGTTGGACTTGATGCCTTAGGACCAAATGATCGCTTAAAATTATTAGCCGCTCAAATGGTTCGTGAAGATTATTTACACCAAAATGCATTCCATGCTGTAGACACATATTCTTCATTAAATAAACAAAATAAACTCTTATCATTAATATTAAGCTTCTACCATCAAGGACTTGAAGCAGTAGCAGAAAATAAAAACTTTAAAGATATTGAGAAATTAGCAGTTAGAGAACAAATTGGACGTTTCAAATATACTGAAGAGAATGCAGTAAATGAAGCTTACAAGAAAATTCAAAATGACATGATTTCTGGATATCAGAATCTAGCAAAGGAGTAA
- a CDS encoding V-type ATP synthase subunit F — MREIIALTKNDSFMILQSIGIEVSVLTSVEEFKKKVKQAVQNQTKIIIYDSESSDIMNELIAKYDENLYPIFLKLPSNIHSEDSLLELKLMIEKSIGISVI, encoded by the coding sequence ATGAGAGAGATTATTGCATTAACAAAAAACGATTCATTTATGATTCTCCAATCCATTGGTATTGAAGTCAGTGTATTAACTTCAGTAGAAGAATTCAAAAAAAAAGTTAAACAAGCAGTACAAAACCAAACAAAAATTATTATTTATGATAGCGAATCTAGTGATATCATGAATGAATTAATTGCAAAGTATGATGAAAATTTATATCCAATTTTTCTAAAATTACCAAGCAACATTCATTCTGAAGATAGTCTTCTAGAACTTAAATTGATGATTGAAAAATCAATTGGTATTTCAGTCATTTAG
- a CDS encoding V-type ATP synthase subunit D — MADVVNATRMELTRLKNQLATTRRGHHLLKDKQDEMMRQFLLQIESYKALRKNVDQAWLQALDTFSYAKSFHFEEELKEKFLVPASSVKLEFGKQSVMSVDVPKVKILETFEPKVTYSFHGTHPALDTVVAKLGKLLPDLIQMAVEDKKNRILIKEIEKTKRRVNAIEHIIIPEIVDDIKVVRMKISDAERSNTVRIMKSKDLIIKKNLQNK, encoded by the coding sequence ATGGCTGATGTCGTAAATGCGACAAGAATGGAGCTTACGCGTCTTAAAAATCAACTTGCTACAACAAGAAGAGGACATCATCTTCTTAAGGATAAACAAGATGAAATGATGCGTCAATTTCTCCTTCAAATTGAATCTTATAAAGCATTAAGAAAAAATGTTGATCAAGCTTGGTTACAAGCACTTGATACTTTTTCTTACGCAAAAAGTTTTCATTTTGAAGAAGAATTAAAAGAAAAGTTCTTAGTTCCAGCAAGCAGTGTTAAGTTAGAGTTTGGTAAACAATCTGTAATGAGTGTAGATGTCCCTAAAGTGAAAATCTTAGAAACATTTGAACCTAAGGTTACATATTCATTCCATGGAACACATCCAGCATTAGATACGGTTGTAGCGAAACTTGGTAAATTATTGCCTGACTTAATTCAAATGGCTGTTGAAGATAAGAAGAACAGAATTTTAATTAAGGAAATTGAAAAGACCAAACGTCGTGTCAATGCTATTGAGCATATTATCATTCCTGAAATTGTTGATGATATTAAAGTTGTAAGAATGAAAATTTCTGATGCTGAACGTTCAAATACTGTTCGTATCATGAAATCTAAAGATTTGATTATTAAGAAAAATTTACAAAATAAGTAG
- a CDS encoding V-type ATP synthase subunit B, producing the protein MAVKEYKTIKEVVGPLMLVQKTQNVTYDELVRIKLANGEERLGKVLEVNKDEALVQLFESSQGLKIEDAKAVFLGHGLELEVSPLIMGRVFSGMGKPIDGKGKIIAEKRLDINGSPLNPVARNFPSEFIQTGVSSIDGLNTLVRGQKLPIFSGSGLPHNKLAAMIARNAKVLGSDESFAVVFAAIGITFEESNYFIEEFKKSGALSRTVMFVNLANDPAIERIATPRMAITAAEYLAYELDMHVLIIMTDITNYAESLREISAARKEVPGRRGYPGYMYTDLSSLYERAGRVKGAKGSITQLPILSMPEDDKTHPIPDLTGYITEGQIILSRSLHQKGIEPPVDVLPSLSRLKDKGIGKGKTRSDHADTLNQLFASYARGKEAKELATVLGESALSDIDKLYAKFADRFEKEYLSQGFDSDRSIEETLTIGWKLLSILPKSELKRVSLAHIEQYYIEE; encoded by the coding sequence ATGGCAGTTAAAGAATATAAAACAATTAAAGAAGTTGTCGGACCTTTAATGCTTGTTCAAAAAACACAAAATGTTACTTACGATGAATTAGTTAGAATTAAATTAGCTAATGGTGAGGAACGTTTAGGTAAAGTATTAGAAGTAAATAAAGATGAAGCGTTAGTTCAATTATTTGAATCTAGTCAAGGTTTAAAAATTGAAGATGCTAAAGCAGTCTTTTTAGGACATGGATTAGAATTAGAAGTATCACCGTTAATCATGGGAAGAGTATTCTCAGGAATGGGTAAACCTATTGATGGTAAGGGTAAAATTATTGCTGAAAAGCGTTTAGATATTAATGGATCACCATTAAATCCAGTTGCCAGAAATTTTCCTTCAGAATTTATTCAAACAGGGGTTTCATCAATTGATGGATTAAATACATTAGTACGTGGACAAAAATTACCAATCTTTTCAGGATCAGGTTTACCACATAATAAATTAGCAGCAATGATTGCAAGAAATGCCAAAGTATTAGGTTCTGATGAATCATTTGCGGTTGTCTTCGCGGCAATTGGTATTACTTTTGAAGAATCTAACTATTTTATTGAAGAATTCAAAAAATCTGGTGCATTAAGTAGAACTGTAATGTTTGTTAACTTAGCAAATGACCCAGCAATTGAACGTATCGCAACTCCTCGTATGGCAATTACTGCAGCAGAATATTTAGCGTATGAACTTGATATGCATGTTTTAATTATCATGACTGATATTACAAACTATGCAGAAAGTTTACGTGAAATCTCAGCTGCTCGTAAAGAAGTTCCAGGACGTCGTGGTTATCCAGGTTACATGTATACAGACCTTTCAAGTTTATATGAACGTGCTGGACGTGTAAAAGGGGCTAAAGGTTCAATTACTCAATTACCAATTCTATCAATGCCAGAAGATGATAAAACACACCCGATTCCTGACTTAACAGGGTATATTACAGAAGGACAAATTATTCTTTCACGTAGTTTACATCAAAAAGGAATTGAACCACCGGTAGATGTTTTACCATCACTATCTCGTTTAAAAGATAAAGGTATTGGTAAAGGTAAAACGCGTAGTGACCATGCAGATACATTAAACCAATTATTTGCATCATATGCACGTGGTAAAGAAGCAAAAGAACTTGCAACAGTGCTTGGTGAATCAGCATTAAGTGATATTGATAAACTATATGCGAAGTTTGCTGATAGATTTGAAAAAGAATACTTATCTCAAGGATTTGACTCAGATCGTTCTATCGAAGAAACATTAACAATTGGATGGAAGTTATTATCAATTTTACCTAAGAGTGAATTGAAGCGTGTATCATTAGCGCACATTGAACAATATTACATAGAGGAATAA
- a CDS encoding TrkH family potassium uptake protein — protein sequence MLKKLSPYWIINLSFISLILIGSLLLFLPFSVKEGHSISYVDAFFLSTSAVTITGLSTISNLHETLSTFGQIILILLVQIGGLSVITLSVFIMMLFKAKIGINERVLIKESLNQNSLQGVVKRVKKIVITALIIETVSFLINLIVFLPIYEFKYAVGVSAFHAISSFNNAGFDILGANSLKPFTDHVLLNLNTIFTIMLGGIGFIVIHDILEKRSYKKLNIHSKIVIKVNLILWIGGTLLFKISQTHGNPYNWLQAFFLSVTSRTAGFTTIELTTLSMISVLILMGLMFIGASPAGTGGGIKVTTFYTIAKTVKSYATGKKALVDKREISMDSRYKAFTLTMLAMSLIVVGAIVILTFDDLSLSSVMVEAVSAFANVGLSQGLTPDLHSISKIALCILMFAGRVGPLTLISIFNKKWKRPHSSVEYLEEKIIIG from the coding sequence ATGCTAAAAAAATTATCACCATATTGGATTATCAATCTATCATTTATAAGTTTGATACTAATTGGTAGTTTACTATTATTTCTACCCTTCTCTGTTAAAGAAGGACATTCAATTTCATATGTTGATGCATTCTTCTTATCAACATCAGCCGTAACAATCACTGGATTATCTACTATTAGTAACTTACATGAAACCTTATCAACATTTGGACAAATTATTTTGATACTACTTGTGCAAATTGGTGGTCTTTCTGTAATTACTTTATCCGTATTCATTATGATGTTATTTAAAGCTAAAATTGGCATAAATGAACGTGTTTTAATTAAAGAAAGTTTAAATCAAAATAGTTTACAAGGTGTTGTCAAAAGAGTTAAAAAAATTGTGATTACAGCACTTATCATTGAAACGGTTAGTTTCTTGATTAACTTGATCGTTTTCCTACCTATTTATGAATTTAAATATGCTGTAGGTGTAAGTGCATTCCATGCAATCTCATCGTTCAATAACGCCGGTTTTGATATTTTAGGGGCAAATAGTTTAAAACCCTTTACAGATCATGTTTTATTAAATCTAAATACTATTTTCACAATTATGCTAGGTGGTATTGGATTCATTGTCATTCATGATATATTAGAAAAACGTAGTTATAAAAAATTAAATATTCATTCTAAAATAGTTATTAAAGTAAACTTAATCTTATGGATTGGTGGTACTTTACTCTTTAAAATCAGCCAAACACATGGTAATCCATATAATTGGCTACAAGCATTTTTCCTAAGTGTCACATCCAGAACCGCAGGGTTTACAACAATTGAATTAACTACACTTTCAATGATTTCTGTATTGATTCTAATGGGATTAATGTTTATCGGAGCTTCACCTGCAGGTACAGGTGGTGGTATTAAAGTAACAACTTTCTATACAATTGCTAAAACTGTTAAGAGTTACGCAACTGGTAAAAAAGCTTTAGTTGACAAGCGCGAAATCAGTATGGATAGCCGTTATAAAGCATTTACCTTAACCATGCTAGCAATGTCATTAATTGTAGTTGGTGCTATTGTTATTTTAACGTTTGATGATTTAAGTTTAAGTTCAGTGATGGTTGAAGCAGTATCCGCATTTGCTAACGTTGGATTGAGTCAAGGGTTAACACCGGATTTACATTCAATAAGTAAAATCGCATTATGCATTTTAATGTTTGCTGGTCGTGTGGGTCCACTAACACTTATTTCTATTTTCAATAAAAAATGGAAACGACCACACTCTAGTGTTGAATATTTAGAAGAAAAAATTATTATAGGATAG
- a CDS encoding V-type ATP synthase subunit I, which yields MIVPMKKAKLIFMEESKESVLKTLQTYGVFMLDSKHQKQASVSTDLIDTQKAIEQVEKYLKKKSFGSNETISIDEFEVIDPKTVELVQEILAKSYELKDLETKLQDTKHQIEQIYPYQSLSVPTSRLNHLKYLTGLVGKIPTEKKESLLGHIQSLDAYYDELGEQSGFSYFSMVVLNEDKDKLLEVINQVGFSVDRLDSFEKENASVVESLQKELIHLADEIHMIDTYFTEQINQLSRLKLLYDQLLARDQRSDIDFQSTKNTIYVEGWMRSDQVRDLEKILTEQQIDFELETRDPLEDEMPPTSLKNNAFVKPFESITNQFSIPNPKEIDPNPIMSIWYWIIFGIMVGDMGYGLLMVLLFGAARKFGKLKGGLKDLVTVFLYSGITSIAAGAVFGSFLGFDAPWPKLIDPIKDPLPMLIISIALGIVHILCGLVLKLILAIRRKDILGALADSVSWISILTGLSLYAITLALPMTDTVKSVITYTALVLIGLGVLLIILLNGREKPTFMGKAVSAFTGLYNSTAYLSDILSYSRILALALSSGVIAMTFNILGEMVFNSIPVIGIILGLLVYIVGHVFNFVMGLLSAYVHAGRLQYLEFYGKFFEGGGYLYEPLQLQLKYVYKVNLKKDNN from the coding sequence ATGATTGTTCCTATGAAAAAAGCTAAGCTTATTTTTATGGAAGAATCAAAAGAAAGCGTCCTAAAGACACTTCAAACTTATGGCGTCTTCATGCTTGATTCAAAACATCAAAAACAAGCTTCAGTTTCAACTGATTTGATTGATACACAAAAGGCAATTGAACAAGTTGAAAAATATTTAAAGAAAAAGTCATTTGGCAGTAACGAAACTATATCAATTGATGAGTTTGAAGTTATTGATCCAAAGACAGTAGAATTAGTTCAAGAAATTCTGGCAAAAAGCTATGAGTTAAAAGACTTAGAAACTAAACTACAAGACACAAAGCATCAAATAGAACAAATTTATCCTTATCAAAGTTTAAGTGTTCCAACAAGTCGCTTGAATCATTTGAAATATTTAACAGGATTAGTTGGTAAAATCCCAACTGAAAAGAAAGAATCATTATTAGGGCATATCCAATCACTTGATGCATACTATGATGAATTAGGTGAGCAATCAGGATTTAGCTACTTTTCAATGGTTGTGTTAAATGAGGATAAAGATAAATTATTAGAAGTTATTAATCAAGTTGGATTTAGCGTTGATCGATTAGATAGTTTTGAAAAAGAAAATGCTTCAGTTGTAGAATCATTACAAAAAGAATTAATTCATTTAGCTGATGAGATACATATGATTGATACATACTTTACAGAACAAATTAATCAATTATCTCGATTAAAATTATTATATGATCAATTACTTGCACGTGATCAACGTAGTGATATTGATTTCCAATCAACTAAAAATACAATTTATGTAGAAGGTTGGATGCGTTCAGATCAAGTAAGAGATTTAGAAAAAATTCTAACAGAACAACAAATTGATTTTGAATTAGAAACAAGAGATCCACTTGAAGATGAAATGCCACCAACTTCACTTAAGAATAATGCTTTTGTGAAGCCATTTGAAAGTATTACAAATCAATTTTCTATTCCTAATCCAAAAGAAATTGATCCGAACCCAATCATGTCAATTTGGTATTGGATTATCTTCGGTATCATGGTTGGAGATATGGGATATGGATTACTAATGGTCTTACTATTTGGTGCAGCACGTAAATTTGGAAAACTTAAAGGTGGATTAAAGGATTTAGTCACAGTATTCTTATATTCAGGTATTACATCAATTGCTGCTGGTGCAGTATTTGGTTCATTCTTGGGATTTGATGCACCGTGGCCAAAATTAATTGATCCAATTAAAGATCCATTACCAATGTTAATTATTTCAATTGCATTGGGTATAGTACATATCTTATGTGGTTTAGTATTAAAACTTATCTTAGCAATAAGAAGAAAAGATATTTTAGGTGCATTAGCAGATTCGGTTTCATGGATTAGTATTTTAACGGGATTATCTTTATATGCAATTACACTCGCATTACCAATGACAGATACAGTTAAGTCAGTAATAACTTATACTGCATTAGTACTTATTGGTCTAGGTGTCTTACTCATTATTCTATTAAATGGAAGAGAAAAACCGACATTTATGGGTAAAGCAGTATCTGCATTTACAGGTTTATATAACTCAACAGCTTACCTTTCAGATATCCTATCTTACTCAAGAATTCTTGCCTTAGCACTTTCAAGTGGTGTTATTGCAATGACATTCAATATTTTAGGTGAAATGGTATTCAACTCGATTCCAGTGATTGGAATCATCTTAGGATTATTAGTTTACATTGTAGGACATGTTTTCAACTTCGTTATGGGCTTATTAAGTGCATATGTACATGCTGGACGTCTACAATATCTAGAATTCTATGGTAAATTCTTTGAAGGTGGCGGTTACCTATATGAACCACTCCAACTTCAACTGAAATATGTTTATAAAGTAAATTTAAAGAAAGATAACAATTAG
- a CDS encoding cation:proton antiporter domain-containing protein, which yields MLLLDLGLILILGFTVGLIFEKIKIPKIVGMIVIGILIGPSFLNLISPNMLGISSYLRNIALVIILTRSGLSIDYKKLKEAGLVAILMCFIPATFEIVGVMIFGPMLLGISLLEAVLLGSVLGAVSPAIVVPRMIKIKEEGYGRDKGISEIILTGASLDDIYTIVLFYAFLALNQTGNFDLLSLMNIPLQILLGLLIGLLLGYLLSIIYKKVNFNLTVKVLILFGVSLALVGFESVIENYIKYSGLVSIISMGIMILIQNKEEAEKIENVYKNMWTFFEIILFVLVGIAIDFKASVDFGFKPILVILLALVIRMIGVYICVLFSKLNQKERMFIMLSYIAKATVQASIGPIVLSVGLSVGPLILTTAVISIMISAPLGAYAIDLSYKKLLKKEKELQ from the coding sequence ATGTTGTTGTTGGATTTAGGGTTAATTTTAATTTTAGGATTTACAGTCGGTTTAATTTTTGAAAAAATAAAAATACCTAAAATTGTCGGTATGATTGTTATAGGGATTTTGATTGGACCGTCCTTTTTAAATTTAATTTCACCAAATATGCTGGGTATTTCAAGTTACTTAAGAAATATTGCCTTAGTGATTATTCTTACCCGAAGCGGATTATCAATTGATTATAAAAAGTTAAAAGAAGCAGGATTAGTAGCAATTCTTATGTGCTTTATACCAGCTACATTTGAAATTGTTGGGGTCATGATTTTTGGACCAATGTTGCTTGGTATATCTTTATTAGAAGCCGTTTTATTGGGAAGTGTGTTAGGTGCTGTGAGTCCAGCAATCGTTGTGCCTCGTATGATTAAGATTAAAGAAGAAGGCTATGGCAGAGATAAGGGAATCTCAGAAATTATTCTAACTGGTGCATCACTTGATGATATTTATACAATTGTTTTATTTTATGCATTCTTAGCGTTAAATCAAACCGGTAATTTTGATCTCTTAAGTTTAATGAATATTCCTCTACAAATTTTATTAGGGTTACTCATTGGATTACTATTAGGTTATCTATTAAGTATCATCTATAAAAAAGTGAATTTCAATTTAACAGTTAAGGTACTTATTTTATTTGGAGTATCCTTAGCATTAGTTGGATTTGAATCAGTCATTGAAAACTATATTAAGTATTCTGGGTTAGTATCAATTATTTCAATGGGAATTATGATTTTAATTCAAAATAAAGAAGAAGCCGAAAAAATAGAAAATGTTTATAAAAACATGTGGACATTTTTTGAAATAATTCTATTTGTTTTAGTTGGAATCGCAATTGATTTTAAGGCTTCAGTTGATTTTGGCTTTAAACCAATATTAGTTATTTTATTAGCACTAGTGATTCGTATGATTGGAGTATATATTTGTGTGCTATTTTCAAAACTTAATCAAAAAGAAAGAATGTTTATCATGCTAAGTTACATTGCGAAAGCAACTGTACAAGCATCGATTGGACCAATTGTATTAAGTGTTGGATTGAGTGTTGGCCCACTAATTTTAACAACAGCTGTTATATCAATTATGATTAGTGCACCACTTGGGGCATATGCCATTGATTTAAGTTATAAAAAATTACTAAAAAAAGAAAAGGAACTTCAATAG
- a CDS encoding biosynthetic peptidoglycan transglycosylase: MEKIEQNLIIYVCNHGFSYDAMKEARKAGARGGTILHGRSSISQEKTKFFGIRIHPEKDVLFIVCKKENTDKLMKALTDNFGVETEARGLCFSLPVSDSIGFSFEPLPPFEEKVV, translated from the coding sequence ATGGAAAAAATTGAACAAAATTTAATTATCTATGTATGTAATCACGGCTTTAGTTATGATGCAATGAAAGAAGCAAGAAAAGCTGGTGCTAGAGGTGGAACGATACTTCACGGACGTTCATCTATTTCTCAAGAAAAGACGAAATTCTTTGGTATTAGAATACACCCTGAAAAAGATGTGTTATTTATTGTATGTAAAAAGGAAAATACAGATAAGTTAATGAAAGCACTAACTGATAATTTTGGTGTAGAAACTGAAGCGCGTGGATTATGTTTCTCACTTCCGGTTTCAGATTCTATCGGATTTTCTTTTGAACCACTACCACCTTTTGAGGAAAAAGTAGTATAA
- a CDS encoding potassium channel family protein, with protein MKKSIAVIGLSRFGFNLLEAFSRLDVDLIGIDHDIEAVKKASEITHNVMVADSTSYESLKDAGIANVDHAIVAVGQNDKANLTNSIVTIIRLKELGVEKITARADEEDYAQVLKLVGATDVVMPLSIASERVANRIAAFNLVDYFNIKGDYTVFEVKLSETFPPAQIIDLDLRNEYEANIMLIERDSQFLMPKRDTEILPNDEIFIFSKKKDIAKITAFFTSK; from the coding sequence ATGAAAAAAAGTATTGCCGTTATCGGATTATCAAGATTTGGTTTCAATTTACTTGAAGCATTTAGCCGTTTAGATGTTGATTTAATTGGTATTGACCATGATATTGAAGCTGTTAAAAAAGCGAGTGAAATTACACATAACGTTATGGTTGCAGATTCTACAAGTTATGAATCATTAAAAGATGCAGGGATTGCCAATGTTGACCATGCTATTGTCGCAGTCGGACAAAACGATAAAGCTAATTTAACCAACAGTATTGTGACCATTATTAGATTAAAAGAATTAGGTGTAGAAAAGATCACTGCACGTGCTGATGAAGAAGACTATGCACAAGTCTTAAAACTCGTTGGGGCTACTGATGTCGTGATGCCTTTATCTATTGCATCAGAACGTGTCGCTAATCGTATTGCAGCATTTAACTTAGTAGACTACTTTAATATTAAAGGGGACTACACAGTATTTGAAGTTAAATTATCTGAGACATTCCCACCAGCTCAAATTATTGATTTAGATTTACGTAATGAATATGAAGCTAATATTATGTTAATTGAAAGAGATAGTCAATTCTTAATGCCAAAACGTGATACTGAGATCTTACCTAATGATGAAATCTTCATCTTTTCTAAGAAAAAAGATATCGCTAAAATTACAGCATTCTTTACATCCAAATAA
- a CDS encoding NUDIX hydrolase, producing MEKLIGRLTDKNFNKEEYILLQPDVRFIIKGIIFNAEGKIALINRVHENEYKLPGVELLDTETKDFALKRCAKDMLCHELEVYNQIGIFEEVRSKVNLRQISYVFLGVVKHEKTHPFISETFIEDNCRVIWVTLDEAIKLIEVYKRTKKEFDPNEIYHHQYAYERELQILNYYKETI from the coding sequence ATGGAGAAGTTAATTGGGAGGTTAACGGACAAAAACTTTAATAAGGAAGAATATATACTTTTGCAACCTGATGTAAGGTTTATTATTAAAGGTATTATTTTTAATGCTGAAGGGAAAATAGCACTTATTAATCGTGTTCATGAAAATGAATATAAATTGCCTGGTGTTGAACTTTTAGATACAGAAACAAAAGATTTTGCATTAAAACGTTGTGCAAAGGATATGCTTTGTCATGAATTAGAAGTTTATAATCAAATTGGTATATTTGAGGAAGTACGTTCTAAGGTGAATTTAAGACAAATTTCCTATGTGTTCCTAGGCGTTGTTAAACATGAAAAAACACATCCATTTATATCAGAAACTTTTATTGAGGATAATTGTAGAGTTATCTGGGTTACTTTAGATGAGGCAATAAAACTTATCGAAGTATATAAACGAACAAAAAAAGAATTTGATCCAAATGAGATATACCACCATCAATATGCATATGAAAGAGAACTACAAATATTAAATTACTATAAAGAAACAATTTAA
- a CDS encoding V-type ATP synthase subunit K: protein MFFPVFDGMGWALFGAALAAGLAGAGSAIGVGIAGNAGNGVLSEKPDLFGKVLVLQALPGTQGIYGFLVAVLMLVKLQWITGNPISLTVEQGLLYFAAAMPIAIGGLISGIYQGKVAASSILMTGKRPELSTRGITMTALVETYAILALLVSILMWTQLQG from the coding sequence ATGTTTTTCCCAGTATTTGATGGAATGGGTTGGGCACTATTCGGTGCAGCACTTGCAGCTGGATTAGCTGGTGCAGGTTCAGCGATTGGCGTAGGTATCGCAGGTAACGCTGGTAATGGAGTATTATCAGAAAAACCAGATTTATTCGGTAAGGTATTAGTCTTACAAGCATTACCAGGTACACAAGGTATCTATGGTTTCTTAGTAGCGGTATTAATGTTAGTAAAATTACAATGGATTACAGGTAATCCAATTTCATTAACTGTTGAACAAGGTTTATTATATTTTGCAGCAGCAATGCCAATTGCTATTGGTGGTTTAATTTCAGGTATTTATCAAGGTAAAGTAGCGGCTTCATCTATCTTAATGACAGGTAAACGCCCAGAATTATCAACTCGTGGTATTACAATGACTGCGTTAGTTGAAACATACGCAATTTTAGCACTTTTAGTTTCTATCTTAATGTGGACACAATTACAAGGTTAA